A single genomic interval of Prunus dulcis chromosome 5, ALMONDv2, whole genome shotgun sequence harbors:
- the LOC117627458 gene encoding serine/threonine-protein kinase STY13, whose product MKESSDGFVRADQIDLKSLDEQLERHLNRVLTLEKSKIMRDPETNSNSINLSTSNSTTSTSAMTLSIPKRHRQDWEIDPAKLIIKSVIARGTFGTVHRGMYDGQDVAVKLLDWGEEGHRTEAEISSLRAAFTQEVAVWHKLDHPNVTKFIGATMGSSELQIQTENGQIGMPSNICCVVVEYLPGGALKSYLIKNRRKKLAFKVVVQLALDLARGLSYLHSQKIVHRDVKTENMLLDKTRVVKIADFGVARVEASNPNDMTGETGTLGYMAPEVLNGNPYNRKCDVYSFGICLWEIYCCDMPYPDLSFSEVTSAVVRQNLRPEIPRCCPSSLANVMKRCWDANPDKRPEMDEVVSMLEAIDTSKGGGMIPQDQSQGCFCFRKIRGP is encoded by the exons ATGAAGGAGAGCAGTGATGGGTTTGTGAGGGCAGATCAGATTGATCTGAAGAGCTTGGATGAGCAGCTGGAGAGGCACCTCAACAGGGTCTTGACTTTGGAGAAGAGCAAGATCATGAGAGACCCAGAAACCAACAGCAACAGCATCAACCTCTCCACCTCCAAttccaccacctccacttcTGCCATGACCCTCTCCATTCCCAAGCGCCACAGGCAGGACTGGGAGATCGACCCCGCCAAGCTCATCATCAAATCCGTCATTGCACGTGGCACCTTTGGCACCGTCCACCGTGGCATGTACGACGGTCAGGATGTCGCCG TTAAATTACTTGACTGGGGTGAAGAGGGTCACCGGACAGAAGCTGAGATTTCTTCTCTAAGGGCAGCTTTTACTCAAGAAGTTGCTGTCTGGCATAAACTAGATCATCCTAATGTTACTAAG TTTATAGGGGCGACAATGGGTTCATCCGAACTACAAATACAGACTGAAAATGGTCAAATTGGCATGCCGAGTAATATCTGTTGTGTCGTCGTGGAATATCTTCCTGGGGGTGCTCTGAAATCGTACCTCATTAAGAATAGGAGAAAGAAGTTGGCTTTTAAGGTCGTTGTCCAGCTGGCACTAGATCTTGCTAGAGG GTTGAGCTACCTACACTCACAGAAGATTGTTCACAGAGATGTAAAGACAGAGAACATGCTGCTGGATAAGACACGCGTAGTCAAGATTGCAGATTTTGGGGTTGCTCGAGTTGAAGCTTCAAATCCTAATGACATGACTGGGGAGACTGGCACACTTGGTTACATGGCTCCTGAG GTTCTCAATGGCAACCCATATAATAGGAAATGTGATGTGTACAGCTTTGGCATCTGTCTATGGGAGATATATTGCTGTGACATGCCATATCCTGACCTTAGCTTCTCGGAAGTGACTTCAGCTGTGGTTCGCCAG AATTTGAGACCAGAGATACCAAGATGTTGTCCAAGTTCCCTAGCAAATGTAATGAAGCGATGCTGGGATGCTAACCCAGACAAGCGGCCGGAGATGGATGAGGTAGTCTCAATGTTGGAGGCTATCGACACGTCGAAAGGTGGAGGTATGATCCCTCAAGATCAGTCTCAGGGTTGTTTTTGCTTTCGCAAGATTAGAGGGCCTTGA
- the LOC117628254 gene encoding bidirectional sugar transporter SWEET5-like, whose amino-acid sequence MVDTGTIRMVIGIIGNVISLGLFLSPIPTFCRIIKLKTVADFKPDPYVATLLNCAMWVFYGMPFVHPDSILVITINGAGFFIELIYITIFIIYSPGSKRKKIFIALVTEVIFFVIVVFVVMYCFHTTKRRSLIVGIICIVFNILMYASPLTIMKIVVKTKSVKYMPFYLSLTSLLNGVVWVVYALLKFDINILIPNGLGAISGVVQLILYATFYRTTRWDDDDDEINSRSEVQMSNV is encoded by the exons ATGGTGGACACAGGCACAATCCGAATGGTTATTGGCATTATCG GTAATGTCATCTCTTTGGGCTTGTTTCTCTCCCCAat CCCGACATTTTGTAGaataataaaactaaaaacagtAGCAGATTTCAAGCCGGACCCTTATGTAGCAACATTGCTCAATTGTGCTATGTGGGTTTTCTATGGCATGCCCTTTGTCCATCCCGACAGCATTCTCGTCATCACAATCAATGGCGCTGGATTTTTCATTGAATTAATCTATATTACCATCTTTATAATCTACTCTCCGGGCTCAAAACGC aAAAAGATCTTCATTGCACTTGTGACTGAAGTTATCTTCTTTGTTATTGTGGTTTTTGTGGTAATGTATTGTTTCCATACTACGAAACGCCGGTCTTTGATAGTTGGGATCATCTGTATTGTCTTCAACATCCTTATGTATGCATCACCATTGACAATCATG AAAATTGTCGTCAAGACAAAGAGTGTAAAGTACATGCCATTTTATCTCTCGCTTACTAGCCTCTTAAATGGAGTTGTCTGGGTGGTCTACGCACTCCTTAAATTTGATATTAATATTCTG ATTCCAAATGGTTTGGGAGCGATTTCCGGCGTAGTACAACTCATCCTGTACGCCACCTTCTACAGAACAACCCGATGggatgacgacgacgacgaaaTAAATTCGAGATCGGAGGTCCAAATGTCCAATGTCTAG
- the LOC117627626 gene encoding protein DELETION OF SUV3 SUPPRESSOR 1(I)-like: MATEPKPVTEVAKMDLFEDDDEFEEFDMNEEWEDKEEGKEVAQQWEDDWDDDDVNDDFSLQLRRELENNTEKSSA; encoded by the exons ATGGCGACGGAGCCCAAGCCAGTGACAGAGGTCGCGAAGATGGATCTGTTCGAAGACGACGACGAGTTCGAAGAGTTTGATATGAATGAAG AATGGGAGGACAAAGAGGAAGGCAAGGAAGTGGCACAGCAGTGGGAAGATGACTGGGACGACGACGACGTCAACGATGATTTCTCTCTGCAGCTGAGGAGGGAGCTGGAGAACAATACTGAGAAGAGCTCAGCTTAA
- the LOC117627625 gene encoding U-box domain-containing protein 19-like isoform X2, producing the protein MSLLPHQFYVQNQSSSVLSHTIASMAQKFDGCDRRILTFPAVRPCESISLATLLGSLIPLSRNICNFQSKHFATQRRNSREIIRQVSILLMFFEEIRDCNYVLSHSVILCLSELHLSFQKIMFLLEDCTRDGARIWMLTKCEFLASHVRMIIRALATALDVLPLSLIDVDFEIKELVELVLKQSRKAEFEPDPDDKLASKRLLAILSQFEKGIEPDLNGVKRVLDYLQIKSWSECNMEIKFLEEEIAFSESSNCDETEVPFLSSLVGFMSYSRGVIFEALDDQNSVNRVDARCSMETHFSCLNPEDFRCPISLELMLDPVTVSTGQTYDRSSIQKWLKAGNKLCPKTGERLTSTEVVPNSILRKVIKKFYANNGISLSKSERQSRDISRTAAPGSPAAAEAMKFLSRFLSSRLAFGTNQQKNKAAYEIRLLAKSNIFNRSCLIKAGSVPPLLKLLCSTDASTQENAIAALLKLSKYASGKKLIMARGGLPSVLAVLEHGLSLEARQSAAATIFYLSSVKEYRKVIGETPEAIPALVELIKEGTTCGKKNAVVAIFGLLLLPENHQKVLEAVLAMLAENVEGALAILHTTALHLITAILQTSSSQTAKEYCASTLLSLCINGGVEVVAVLAKDSSLMPRLFSLLTDGTAHASKKARSLIKIMHNFHETSSLRWMSSAAPRAQCIQER; encoded by the exons ATGAGTCTTCTTCCACACCAATTCTATGTACAAAATCAGAGCTCCTCTGTTCTCTCCCACACTATTGCTTCAATGGCTCAGAAATTCGATGGCTGCGACCGCCGGATTCTGACGTTCCCGGCTGTACGCCCTTGTGAGTCCATCTCTCTGGCGACCCTTCTCGGCTCTCTGATCCCTCTCTCCCGCAACATATGCAATTTCCAATCCAAACACTTTGCAACGCAACGGAGAAATAGCCGAGAAATAATCCGCCAAGTTAGTATTCTTCTCATGTTCTTTGAGGAAATTCGTGACTGCAATTATGTTCTTTCACATTCTGTGATCCTCTGCCTGTCCGAGCTTCACCTGAGCtttcaaaaaattatgtttttattgGAAGATTGCACAAGAGATGGCGCTCGGATTTGGATGCTGACAAAATGTGAGTTTCTTGCAAGTCATGTCCGGATGATAATTCGAGCTTTGGCCACCGCCCTTGATGTTTTGCCATTGAGTTTGATCGATGTGGATTTTGAAATCAAGGAGCTGGTTGAATTAGTATtgaagcaatcaaggaaggcaGAATTTGAGCCTGACCCAGATGACAAATTGGCTTCGAAAAGATTGCTTGCGATATTGAGTCAATTCGAAAAGGGAATTGAACCGGATTTGAATGGCGTAAAGAGGGTTCTTGATTACCTTCAAATCAAAAGCTGGAGTGAATGTAACATGGAGATTAAATTCTTAGAAGAAGAAATCGCTTTTTCCGAGAGTTCGAATTGCGACGAAACAGAGGTTCCTTTTCTCAGTAGCTTGGTGGGGTTCATGAGCTACAGCAGGGGAGTGATTTTCGAAGCACTGGATGATCAAAACTCCGTGAATCGAGTCGATGCTAGGTGCAGCATGGAGACGCACTTTAGTTGCTTAAACCCTGAAGATTTTAGGTGCCCAATTTCTCTTGAGCTGATGCTTGATCCGGTGACTGTATCTACAGGTCAGACTTACGATCGGTCTTCGATTCAGAAATGGCTCAAAGCTGGAAACAAGCTCTGTCCCAAAACAGGGGAGAGGCTCACAAGCACAGAGGTGGTACCTAATTCGATTCTGCGAAAGGTAATCAAAAAGTTTTATGCCAACAATGGCATTTCTCTTAGCAAGTCAGAAAGACAAAGCCGCGACATAAGTCGAACCGCTGCGCCTGGCAGCCCGGCAGCTGCTGAAGCTATGAAGTTCCTTTCAAGATTTCTCAGCAGCAGGCTTGCTTTCGGTACAAATCAACAGAAAAACAAGGCTGCTTATGAGATTCGATTGCTCGCGAAATCGAACATTTTCAATAGGTCTTGTTTGATCAAGGCTGGCTCTGTCCCTCCTCTCCTGAAACTATTGTGTTCCACTGATGCATCCACACAAGAGAACGCAATTGCAGCCTTGTTGAAGCTCTCAAAATATGCAAGCGGCAAGAAATTGATAATGGCACGTGGAGGACTGCCATCAGTTCTTGCTGTTCTTGAACATGGATTGAGTTTAGAAGCCAGGCAAAGTGCAGCTGCAACAATATTCTACCTCTCCTCAGTGAAGGAGTATCGAAAAGTGATCGGGGAAACACCTGAGGCCATCCCCGCTCTTGTGGAGCTGATCAAGGAAGGGACAACTTGTGGGAAGAAGAATGCTGTGGTTGCGATTTTCGGGCTGCTCCTCTTGCCCGAAAATCACCAAAAGGTGCTTGAAGCAG TTCTTGCAATGCTGGCTGAGAATGTTGAAGGAGCACTTGCAATCCTGCACACCACGGCATTGCATCTGATCACCGCCATTCTTCAAACTTCATCATCCCAAACCGCGAAAGAGTACTGCGCTTCAACATTGCTGTCGTTGTGCATCAATGGTGGGGTGGAGGTTGTTGCTGTTTTGGCAAAGGACTCATCTCTGATGCCTAGACTCTTTTCGCTCCTGACGGATGGAACCGCTCATGCGAGCAAGAAAGCGCGATCGCTCATCAAAATTATGCATAACTTCCATGAAACTAGCTCTTTGAGATGGATGAGTTCTGCAGCTCCAAGAGCACAATGCATTCAGGAACGGTGA
- the LOC117627625 gene encoding U-box domain-containing protein 19-like isoform X1: MSLLPHQFYVQNQSSSVLSHTIASMAQKFDGCDRRILTFPAVRPCESISLATLLGSLIPLSRNICNFQSKHFATQRRNSREIIRQVSILLMFFEEIRDCNYVLSHSVILCLSELHLSFQKIMFLLEDCTRDGARIWMLTKCEFLASHVRMIIRALATALDVLPLSLIDVDFEIKELVELVLKQSRKAEFEPDPDDKLASKRLLAILSQFEKGIEPDLNGVKRVLDYLQIKSWSECNMEIKFLEEEIAFSESSNCDETEVPFLSSLVGFMSYSRGVIFEALDDQNSVNRVDARCSMETHFSCLNPEDFRCPISLELMLDPVTVSTGQTYDRSSIQKWLKAGNKLCPKTGERLTSTEVVPNSILRKVIKKFYANNGISLSKSERQSRDISRTAAPGSPAAAEAMKFLSRFLSSRLAFGTNQQKNKAAYEIRLLAKSNIFNRSCLIKAGSVPPLLKLLCSTDASTQENAIAALLKLSKYASGKKLIMARGGLPSVLAVLEHGLSLEARQSAAATIFYLSSVKEYRKVIGETPEAIPALVELIKEGTTCGKKNAVVAIFGLLLLPENHQKVLEAGTVPLLVERLASSENTEQLINDTLAVLAMLAENVEGALAILHTTALHLITAILQTSSSQTAKEYCASTLLSLCINGGVEVVAVLAKDSSLMPRLFSLLTDGTAHASKKARSLIKIMHNFHETSSLRWMSSAAPRAQCIQER; this comes from the coding sequence ATGAGTCTTCTTCCACACCAATTCTATGTACAAAATCAGAGCTCCTCTGTTCTCTCCCACACTATTGCTTCAATGGCTCAGAAATTCGATGGCTGCGACCGCCGGATTCTGACGTTCCCGGCTGTACGCCCTTGTGAGTCCATCTCTCTGGCGACCCTTCTCGGCTCTCTGATCCCTCTCTCCCGCAACATATGCAATTTCCAATCCAAACACTTTGCAACGCAACGGAGAAATAGCCGAGAAATAATCCGCCAAGTTAGTATTCTTCTCATGTTCTTTGAGGAAATTCGTGACTGCAATTATGTTCTTTCACATTCTGTGATCCTCTGCCTGTCCGAGCTTCACCTGAGCtttcaaaaaattatgtttttattgGAAGATTGCACAAGAGATGGCGCTCGGATTTGGATGCTGACAAAATGTGAGTTTCTTGCAAGTCATGTCCGGATGATAATTCGAGCTTTGGCCACCGCCCTTGATGTTTTGCCATTGAGTTTGATCGATGTGGATTTTGAAATCAAGGAGCTGGTTGAATTAGTATtgaagcaatcaaggaaggcaGAATTTGAGCCTGACCCAGATGACAAATTGGCTTCGAAAAGATTGCTTGCGATATTGAGTCAATTCGAAAAGGGAATTGAACCGGATTTGAATGGCGTAAAGAGGGTTCTTGATTACCTTCAAATCAAAAGCTGGAGTGAATGTAACATGGAGATTAAATTCTTAGAAGAAGAAATCGCTTTTTCCGAGAGTTCGAATTGCGACGAAACAGAGGTTCCTTTTCTCAGTAGCTTGGTGGGGTTCATGAGCTACAGCAGGGGAGTGATTTTCGAAGCACTGGATGATCAAAACTCCGTGAATCGAGTCGATGCTAGGTGCAGCATGGAGACGCACTTTAGTTGCTTAAACCCTGAAGATTTTAGGTGCCCAATTTCTCTTGAGCTGATGCTTGATCCGGTGACTGTATCTACAGGTCAGACTTACGATCGGTCTTCGATTCAGAAATGGCTCAAAGCTGGAAACAAGCTCTGTCCCAAAACAGGGGAGAGGCTCACAAGCACAGAGGTGGTACCTAATTCGATTCTGCGAAAGGTAATCAAAAAGTTTTATGCCAACAATGGCATTTCTCTTAGCAAGTCAGAAAGACAAAGCCGCGACATAAGTCGAACCGCTGCGCCTGGCAGCCCGGCAGCTGCTGAAGCTATGAAGTTCCTTTCAAGATTTCTCAGCAGCAGGCTTGCTTTCGGTACAAATCAACAGAAAAACAAGGCTGCTTATGAGATTCGATTGCTCGCGAAATCGAACATTTTCAATAGGTCTTGTTTGATCAAGGCTGGCTCTGTCCCTCCTCTCCTGAAACTATTGTGTTCCACTGATGCATCCACACAAGAGAACGCAATTGCAGCCTTGTTGAAGCTCTCAAAATATGCAAGCGGCAAGAAATTGATAATGGCACGTGGAGGACTGCCATCAGTTCTTGCTGTTCTTGAACATGGATTGAGTTTAGAAGCCAGGCAAAGTGCAGCTGCAACAATATTCTACCTCTCCTCAGTGAAGGAGTATCGAAAAGTGATCGGGGAAACACCTGAGGCCATCCCCGCTCTTGTGGAGCTGATCAAGGAAGGGACAACTTGTGGGAAGAAGAATGCTGTGGTTGCGATTTTCGGGCTGCTCCTCTTGCCCGAAAATCACCAAAAGGTGCTTGAAGCAGGTACTGTTCCACTGCTCGTTGAGAGATTGGCTTCATCAGAAAATACTGAACAACTTATCAATGACACACTGGCAGTTCTTGCAATGCTGGCTGAGAATGTTGAAGGAGCACTTGCAATCCTGCACACCACGGCATTGCATCTGATCACCGCCATTCTTCAAACTTCATCATCCCAAACCGCGAAAGAGTACTGCGCTTCAACATTGCTGTCGTTGTGCATCAATGGTGGGGTGGAGGTTGTTGCTGTTTTGGCAAAGGACTCATCTCTGATGCCTAGACTCTTTTCGCTCCTGACGGATGGAACCGCTCATGCGAGCAAGAAAGCGCGATCGCTCATCAAAATTATGCATAACTTCCATGAAACTAGCTCTTTGAGATGGATGAGTTCTGCAGCTCCAAGAGCACAATGCATTCAGGAACGGTGA
- the LOC117628407 gene encoding aldehyde dehydrogenase family 2 member B4, mitochondrial, giving the protein MAARRLSCFLSRSLSASSAAAAAASSSSSSGFASLLLSQGRRVNRFSTAAATEELIIPPVQISHTQHLINGQFVDAASGKTFPTYDPRTGEVIAHVAEGDAEDINRAVAAARKAFDEGPWPKMSAYERSRILLRFADLVEKHSEELAALETWNNGKPYEQALHAEIPMLARLFHYYAGWADKIHGLTVPADGKYHIQTLHEPIGVAGQIIPWNFPLLMFAWKVGPALACGNTIVLKTAEQTPLTALYVAKLFQEAGLPPGVLNVVSGDGPTAGAPLASHMDVDKVAFTGSTDTGKIILELAARSNLKPVTLELGGKSPFIICEDADIDHAVELAHFALFFNQGQCCCAGSRTFVHERVYDEFIEKAKARAVKRVVGDPFKKGVEQGPQIDNEQFEKVLRYIRAGIDSDATLECGGGRLGSKGYFIEPTVFSNVKDDMLIAKDEIFGPVQSILKFKDLDEVVRRANATRYGLAAGVFTSNIDTANYFTRALRAGTVWVNCFDVFDAAIPFGGYKMSGIGREKGIYSLNNYLQVKAVVTPLKNPAWL; this is encoded by the exons ATGGCAGCTAGGAGACTCTCTTGCTTTCTCTCTCgttctctctctgcttcttctgctgctgctgctgctgcttcttcttcttcttcttctgggtTTGCTTCTCTGCTTCTCTCTCAAG GGAGAAGGGTCAACAGATTTAGCACTGCTGCAGCAACTGAGGAATTAATCATTCCACCTGTTCAAATAAGTCACACTCAGCATCTAATCAATGGCCAATTTGTTGATGCTGCATCAG GAAAAACATTTCCAACATACGATCCTCGTACAGGAGAAGTGATTGCTCATGTGGCTGAGGGTGATGCAGAAGATATTAATCGTGCAGTAGCTGCTGCTCGTAAGGCATTCGATGAGGGACCATGGCCAAAGATGAGCGCTTAT GAAAGATCACGGATACTATTACGCTTTgctgatttggttgagaaacatAGTGAAGAACTTGCAGCTCTTGAGACATGGAATAATGGGAAGCCTTATGAACAGGCCTTGCATGCCGAAATACCAATGTTGGCTCGTCTATTTCACTACTATGCTG GGTGGGCAGACAAAATCCATGGTTTAACTGTTCCGGCTGATGGAAAGTATCATATACAAACCCTGCATGAACCAATTGGTGTTGCAGGGCAGATAATTCCGTGGAACTTTCCTCTGCTCATGTTTGCGTGGAAAGTTGGGCCGGCACTCGCTTGTGGTAATACTATTGTCCTAAAGACCGCAGAGCAGACGCCCCTGACTGCACTCTATGTGGCAAAGCTATTCCAAGAG GCTGGTCTTCCTCCTGGTGTCTTAAATGTAGTTTCTGGAGATGGGCCAACAGCTGGTGCTCCTCTTGCCAGTCATATGGATGTGGACAAG GTAGCTTTCACCGGATCAACTGATACCGGTAAGATTATTCTTGAGTTGGCTGCAAGAAGTAATCTTAAGCCAGTAACATTGGAGCTTGGAGGGAAATCACCTTTCATAATATGTGAGGATGCTGACATTGATCATGCTGTAGAGCTTGCACACTTTGCTCTCTTCTTTAATCAG GGGCAATGTTGCTGTGCTGGGTCTCGTACTTTTGTTCATGAGCGTGTGTATGATGagttcatagagaaagcaaagGCACGTGCTGTGAAACGTGTCGTTGGTGATCCCTTTAAGAAGGGTGTTGAACAAGGCCCTcag ATCGATAACGAGCAGTTTGAGAAGGTCCTTCGATACATAAGAGCTGGCATTGACAGCGATGCTACACTTGAGTGTGGAGGTGGAAGATTGGGCTCTAAGGGATACTTCATCGAGCCAACTGTTTTCTCAAATGTTAAG GATGACATGTTGATAGCAAAGGATGAGATTTTTGGTCCAGTGCaatcaattttgaaattcaa GGACCTTGATGAAGTAGTACGAAGGGCAAATGCGACGCGTTATGGTCTAGCTGCCGGTGTTTTCACCAGTAACATTGACACTGCAAACTACTTTACACGGGCGTTGAGGGCCGGGACAGTCTGGGTTAACTGCTTCGACGTCTTTGATGCTGCAATTCCTTTTGGTGGATACAAGATGAGTGGAATAGGCAGAGAGAAGGGAATCTACAGCCTTAATAACTACTTGCAGGTGAAGGCTGTTGTTACTCCTTTGAAGAATCCAGCATGGTTGTAA